A stretch of Malus sylvestris chromosome 11, drMalSylv7.2, whole genome shotgun sequence DNA encodes these proteins:
- the LOC126590427 gene encoding thymidine kinase a-like, translated as MASFKPSIPPTSDFSTSGEVHVIMGPMFAGTTTALLRRIKLEGNSGRNVAMIKSSKDTRYAIDSVVTHDGVKFLCWALSDLSLFRQNFGGDAYDKYVLLLEEKNGRAGVEEKNGWALLH; from the exons ATGGCCTCCTTCAAGCCCTCCATTCCCCCCACCAGTGACTTTTCTACCTCCGGCGAGGTCCATGTCATCATGGGTCCCATGTTCGCCGGCACAACCACCGCCCTACTCCGCCGGATCAAGTTGGAGGGCAACAGCGGcag GAATGTGGCGATGATAAAATCGAGTAAGGATACGAGATACGCCATTGATTCAGTTGTGACGCACGACGGGGTGAAGTTTCTGTGCTGGGCGCTGTCTGATCTGTCGTTGTTTCGGCAGAACTTTGGAGGAGATGCTTATGACAAG TATGTTTTACTATTGGAAGAGAAAAATGGCAGAGCAGGGGTGGAAGAGAAAAATGGCTGGGCTCTTTTgcactaa